A window of the Streptomyces finlayi genome harbors these coding sequences:
- a CDS encoding RluA family pseudouridine synthase: MRGRAKPPPAPLAQRDGIDPVRIRLPDVPGAGAGAGTGQWTVRDHLLARFGAAIGTDRVDAMFAGGRFVGADGVAVGPDEPYTAGRYLWFHRDFAPEEPVPFPLGVVYRDAHLVVADKPHFLATTPRGRHITETAVARLRRELGAELLQPAHRLDRLTAGLVLFVVRPEERGAYQTLFRDRLVRKEYEAVAPYDPRLTFPRTVRSRIVKERGVIAAREEPGEPNSESRIELLEQRGGLGRYRLLPATGRTHQLRVHMNALGLPLLHDPVYPEVVEEKGSGSDDYTRPLQLLAHTLEFTDPVTHEPRRFESGLRLSAWPDR, from the coding sequence GTGAGGGGGCGCGCGAAGCCGCCGCCGGCCCCGCTGGCGCAGCGGGACGGCATCGATCCGGTACGGATCCGGCTGCCGGACGTTCCCGGGGCGGGGGCCGGCGCCGGGACCGGACAGTGGACGGTCCGGGATCATCTGCTGGCGCGGTTCGGGGCCGCCATCGGCACGGACCGAGTGGACGCGATGTTCGCCGGGGGGCGGTTCGTCGGCGCCGACGGCGTCGCCGTGGGGCCGGACGAGCCGTACACCGCCGGCCGTTACCTCTGGTTCCACCGGGACTTCGCTCCGGAGGAGCCGGTGCCGTTCCCGCTGGGTGTGGTGTACCGGGACGCGCACCTCGTCGTCGCCGACAAGCCGCACTTCCTCGCCACCACTCCGCGCGGCCGGCACATCACCGAGACGGCGGTCGCCAGGCTGCGCCGGGAGCTGGGGGCGGAGCTCCTGCAGCCCGCCCACCGGCTGGACCGGCTGACCGCGGGCCTCGTCCTGTTCGTCGTGCGGCCCGAGGAGCGGGGCGCGTACCAGACGCTGTTCCGGGACCGCCTCGTACGCAAGGAGTACGAGGCGGTGGCACCGTACGATCCGCGACTCACCTTCCCACGCACCGTGCGCAGCCGGATCGTGAAGGAGCGGGGAGTGATCGCCGCCCGCGAGGAGCCAGGCGAGCCGAACAGCGAGAGCCGTATCGAGCTGCTGGAGCAGCGCGGGGGCCTCGGGCGCTACCGGCTGCTGCCGGCCACCGGGCGGACCCATCAGCTGCGGGTCCATATGAACGCCCTGGGGCTGCCGCTCCTCCATGACCCGGTCTATCCGGAGGTGGTGGAGGAGAAGGGGAGCGGGTCCGACGACTACACGCGGCCTCTCCAACTACTGGCCCACACATTGGAGTTCACCGATCCGGTCACGCATGAGCCGCGCCGCTTCGAGAGCGGGCTGCGGCTCTCCGCGTGGCCGGACCGGTGA
- a CDS encoding gluconokinase, which produces MSTPHVVVVMGVAGTGKTTIGPLLADELSVPYAEGDDFHPAANIAKMSAGTPLEDSDRRPWLDAIAQWAHGRSGLGGVVSSSALKRSYRDRLRAGAPGVVFLHLTGDRKLIERRMAERKGHFMPTALLDSQFATLQPLQEDEAGVAVDVSGTPEEISARAVAALRRLES; this is translated from the coding sequence ATGAGCACCCCCCACGTCGTTGTGGTGATGGGCGTAGCAGGGACCGGAAAGACCACGATCGGACCTCTGCTCGCCGACGAACTGAGCGTCCCGTACGCCGAGGGCGACGACTTCCATCCCGCCGCGAACATCGCCAAGATGTCGGCCGGTACCCCGCTGGAGGACTCGGACCGTCGGCCCTGGCTCGACGCGATCGCGCAGTGGGCGCACGGCCGCTCCGGGCTCGGCGGCGTGGTCAGCAGCTCCGCGCTCAAGCGCTCCTACCGCGACCGCCTGCGGGCCGGGGCCCCCGGTGTCGTCTTCCTCCACCTGACCGGTGACCGGAAGCTCATCGAGCGCCGGATGGCGGAGCGCAAGGGCCACTTCATGCCGACCGCACTCCTCGACTCCCAGTTCGCCACCCTGCAGCCGCTGCAGGAGGACGAGGCGGGCGTCGCGGTCGACGTGTCCGGCACTCCCGAAGAAATCTCCGCACGAGCCGTCGCCGCGCTGCGCCGGCTCGAAAGCTAA
- a CDS encoding S-(hydroxymethyl)mycothiol dehydrogenase — translation MAQQVQGVIAPGKNEPVRVETIVIPDPGPGEAVVKVQACGVCHTDLHYKQGGINDDFPFLLGHEAAGIVESVGEGVTDVEPGDFVVLNWRAVCGQCRACLRGRPWYCFDTHNATQRMTLLDGTELSPALGIGAFAEKTLVAAGQCTKVDPEVSPAVAGLLGCGVMAGIGAAINTGQVGRGDSVAVIGCGGVGDAAIAGARLAGAAKIIAVDIDDRKLETAKKMGATHTVNSRSADPVEAIRALTAGNGADVVIEAVGRPETYKQAFYARDLAGTVVLVGVPTPEMQLELPLLDVFGRGGSLKSSWYGDCLPSRDFPMLIDLHQQGRLDLGAFVTETIGLGDIEQAFARMHEGDVLRSVVVF, via the coding sequence ATGGCGCAGCAGGTGCAAGGGGTCATCGCACCGGGGAAGAACGAGCCGGTACGGGTCGAGACCATCGTGATCCCGGACCCCGGCCCCGGCGAGGCCGTGGTGAAGGTCCAGGCGTGCGGCGTCTGCCACACCGACCTGCACTACAAGCAGGGCGGCATCAACGACGACTTCCCGTTCCTGCTCGGCCACGAGGCAGCCGGCATCGTCGAGTCCGTCGGCGAGGGCGTCACGGACGTCGAGCCCGGCGACTTCGTCGTCCTCAACTGGCGTGCCGTGTGCGGTCAGTGCCGCGCCTGTCTGCGCGGGCGGCCCTGGTACTGCTTCGACACCCACAACGCCACGCAGAGGATGACGCTGCTCGACGGCACCGAACTGTCGCCCGCCCTGGGGATCGGCGCGTTCGCCGAGAAGACGCTCGTCGCCGCCGGTCAGTGCACCAAGGTCGACCCGGAGGTCTCCCCGGCCGTCGCGGGACTCCTCGGCTGCGGTGTCATGGCGGGCATCGGCGCGGCCATCAACACCGGCCAGGTCGGCCGCGGCGACTCCGTCGCCGTGATCGGCTGCGGCGGCGTGGGTGACGCGGCGATCGCCGGTGCGCGGCTCGCGGGCGCGGCGAAGATCATCGCGGTGGACATCGACGACCGGAAGCTGGAGACGGCGAAGAAGATGGGTGCCACGCACACCGTCAACTCCCGGTCCGCCGATCCGGTCGAGGCGATCCGCGCCCTGACCGCAGGCAACGGCGCCGACGTCGTCATCGAGGCCGTCGGCCGCCCGGAGACGTACAAGCAGGCGTTCTACGCCCGCGACCTCGCGGGCACGGTCGTCCTCGTCGGCGTCCCCACCCCCGAGATGCAGCTCGAACTCCCGCTGCTCGACGTGTTCGGCCGCGGCGGTTCGCTCAAGTCGTCCTGGTACGGGGACTGCCTGCCCTCGCGGGACTTCCCGATGCTCATCGACCTGCACCAGCAGGGCCGGCTCGACCTCGGCGCGTTCGTCACCGAGACCATCGGACTCGGCGACATCGAGCAGGCGTTCGCCCGGATGCACGAGGGCGACGTCCTGCGCTCGGTGGTGGTCTTCTGA
- a CDS encoding phosphotransferase family protein, which yields MGEGTEGVGVDPDSQGWGATRSWVEEGLPEAERIEEVVPLRGGWTSEMRRLDLRGPGGRRSLVLRSFVKPFFVRHAEGLLTREATILRLLGDTDVPAATLAAVDATARYCDHPSLLMSLLPGTVHLGDQGAADRAELLARQLVRIHRLPVTAQQRPRAYQAWASPERVTPPAATERPELWQRAVDVIRREPPAYQGCFLHRDFHPGNVLFTGTDNDLQISGVVDWVETSWGPADLDVAHCSTALALLHGVPAGMRFADRYVAAGGTVTEDGTAHLFWRLLDALGFAPDAEKVAVPWRELGRVDLTAGVLTQRLEGYIESLFDRYA from the coding sequence ATGGGCGAGGGGACCGAGGGCGTCGGCGTGGATCCTGACAGTCAGGGCTGGGGTGCCACGCGCTCCTGGGTGGAGGAGGGGCTGCCCGAGGCGGAGCGCATCGAAGAGGTTGTGCCGCTGCGCGGCGGCTGGACGTCGGAGATGCGCCGCCTGGATCTCCGCGGTCCGGGTGGTCGGCGCTCGCTCGTCCTGCGGTCCTTCGTGAAGCCTTTTTTCGTCCGGCACGCGGAGGGCCTGCTGACCCGTGAGGCGACCATCCTGCGCCTGCTCGGTGACACGGACGTGCCCGCGGCCACGCTCGCGGCGGTGGATGCTACGGCGCGGTACTGCGATCACCCTTCCTTGCTGATGTCCCTGCTGCCGGGGACCGTACACCTGGGCGATCAGGGTGCCGCTGACCGCGCCGAACTGCTGGCGCGGCAGCTGGTGCGCATCCATCGATTGCCGGTGACCGCGCAGCAACGGCCTCGCGCCTATCAGGCCTGGGCCTCTCCCGAGCGAGTGACTCCGCCCGCAGCGACAGAGCGGCCTGAGCTCTGGCAGCGCGCGGTCGACGTCATCCGCCGCGAGCCCCCGGCCTATCAGGGCTGCTTTCTGCACCGGGACTTCCATCCCGGCAACGTCCTCTTCACAGGTACCGATAATGATCTTCAGATCAGTGGGGTCGTCGACTGGGTGGAGACCTCTTGGGGACCGGCCGACCTGGACGTGGCTCACTGCTCGACGGCCCTCGCCCTGCTGCACGGGGTTCCCGCGGGCATGCGCTTCGCCGATCGCTACGTCGCTGCGGGAGGAACCGTGACCGAAGACGGCACCGCCCATCTCTTCTGGCGACTGCTGGACGCGCTGGGTTTCGCGCCGGACGCGGAGAAGGTCGCTGTTCCCTGGCGCGAACTGGGCCGCGTCGATCTGACCGCCGGTGTCCTGACTCAAAGGCTGGAGGGATACATTGAATCCCTTTTCGACCGCTATGCCTGA
- a CDS encoding TetR/AcrR family transcriptional regulator, protein MSASERVVPEGARRRRRPTKQGTVLSERLIVETTLRLIGEHGAAALTVRRLGTALGCDPSALYRYFRDTDELLLAVADELIGRTLNSWRPTGDWRGDLRSLGLRMHADYVAHPQAAMLACARVTGRTHEMRSVDAILGVLRGAGFPGAEAVRIYHVFVDQTLSFAALDASTLALPVRAQELEERTWRETYAGASAGTYPHIAATAGVLVAEMSRSGYPAALEMVLAAAAGRLAHVRERSGLPGC, encoded by the coding sequence ATGAGCGCGAGCGAGCGGGTGGTGCCTGAGGGTGCGCGGCGGCGCAGGCGTCCCACCAAGCAGGGCACGGTGCTGTCCGAGCGGCTGATCGTGGAGACGACGCTGCGGCTGATCGGCGAGCACGGGGCGGCGGCACTGACCGTACGTCGGCTCGGCACCGCTCTGGGGTGCGATCCGAGCGCCCTCTACCGCTATTTCAGGGACACGGACGAGCTACTGCTGGCGGTGGCCGACGAGTTGATCGGCCGGACGCTGAACAGCTGGCGTCCTACCGGGGACTGGCGTGGCGATCTGCGGTCGCTGGGGCTGAGGATGCACGCGGACTACGTGGCGCATCCGCAGGCGGCGATGCTGGCCTGCGCCCGGGTGACCGGGCGGACGCACGAGATGCGGTCGGTGGACGCGATTCTCGGGGTGCTGCGGGGGGCCGGATTCCCGGGTGCGGAGGCGGTGCGGATCTACCACGTGTTCGTCGACCAGACGCTGTCGTTCGCCGCGCTGGACGCGTCCACGCTGGCGCTTCCGGTGCGGGCCCAGGAGCTGGAGGAGCGGACGTGGCGCGAGACGTACGCGGGGGCGTCGGCCGGCACGTATCCGCATATCGCCGCTACGGCGGGGGTGCTGGTCGCGGAGATGAGTCGCAGCGGGTATCCGGCGGCGCTGGAGATGGTGCTGGCGGCAGCCGCGGGGCGGTTGGCGCACGTACGTGAAAGGTCGGGCCTGCCCGGCTGCTGA
- a CDS encoding APC family permease codes for MTVPRTPNGSDPPAPPAPPVPPALRKSLGVVDGVAIAASSTAATTSIGIGLGVTAGIVGLHLPIIMLLGFLPILGIACAYSRLNRVEPNMGSGYVWVGRSLSPWLGFLVGWIAIAATVVFLSYTTTVTGSATLQLVGEAGLHELAGLRLDPDSTAQATALGILVLVAVTFTAVVGTRSAANLQKYLLVFEYVVLLGFCGYGILFGPHPFSLDWLNPFTIPSGHQLAQGLLLSVFCYWGFDSTFSVNEEVRDPQDASRAGFITLFTMLGLFLLGSFAFQRVLSLDELTANGAQGLTYFGDRLADQPLAALPLIALTFSAVASLQSGVIPTVRGMFAMGRDRTLGPLWTKVSPRYGTPAAGTVAIGCVAASVAVLSLVIPKVGDVILASVNAIGVVVSLYYALTALAAATRFRGALRESWSEALRAVVVPVLSALFLLGLGGYLCWSFYTSVDHFEISPDNGWFMLLCPAVMVLTGLVAAAWAKWVRKSPYFVTGRSIAPAEPGITEAA; via the coding sequence GTGACCGTCCCACGCACCCCGAACGGCAGCGATCCACCGGCTCCACCGGCCCCACCGGTCCCGCCCGCCCTGCGCAAGAGCCTCGGTGTCGTCGACGGCGTGGCCATCGCCGCGTCCTCCACGGCCGCCACCACCAGCATCGGCATCGGCCTCGGTGTCACCGCGGGCATCGTCGGCCTGCACCTGCCGATCATCATGCTGCTCGGGTTCCTGCCGATCCTCGGCATCGCGTGCGCCTACTCCCGGCTCAACCGGGTCGAGCCGAACATGGGAAGCGGCTACGTCTGGGTCGGCCGCTCCCTCAGCCCCTGGCTCGGCTTCCTCGTCGGCTGGATCGCCATCGCCGCCACGGTCGTCTTCCTCTCGTACACCACGACCGTCACCGGCTCCGCCACTCTCCAGCTCGTGGGTGAGGCGGGCCTGCACGAGCTCGCCGGCCTCCGCCTCGACCCCGACTCCACCGCTCAGGCGACCGCCCTCGGTATCCTCGTCCTGGTGGCGGTCACGTTCACCGCCGTCGTCGGTACGCGTTCGGCCGCCAACCTCCAGAAGTACCTGCTGGTCTTCGAGTACGTCGTACTCCTCGGCTTCTGCGGATACGGAATCCTCTTCGGCCCGCACCCCTTCAGCCTGGACTGGCTCAACCCGTTCACCATCCCCTCCGGGCACCAGCTCGCCCAGGGGCTCCTGCTCTCCGTCTTCTGCTACTGGGGCTTCGACTCCACGTTCAGCGTCAACGAGGAGGTCCGCGACCCCCAGGACGCCTCCCGAGCCGGATTCATCACCCTCTTCACCATGCTCGGCCTCTTCCTGCTCGGCTCCTTCGCCTTCCAGCGCGTCCTCTCGCTCGACGAGCTGACCGCCAACGGCGCCCAGGGCCTCACCTACTTCGGTGACCGGCTCGCCGACCAGCCGCTCGCCGCTCTCCCGCTGATCGCCCTCACCTTCTCGGCCGTCGCCTCCCTCCAGTCCGGGGTGATCCCCACCGTCCGCGGCATGTTCGCGATGGGCCGCGACCGTACGCTCGGCCCACTCTGGACCAAGGTCAGCCCCCGATACGGAACACCGGCGGCCGGCACCGTCGCGATCGGCTGCGTCGCCGCCTCGGTCGCCGTCCTCTCGCTGGTCATCCCGAAGGTCGGCGACGTCATCCTCGCCTCCGTCAACGCGATCGGCGTCGTCGTCTCCCTCTACTACGCGCTGACCGCCCTGGCCGCCGCCACCCGCTTCCGCGGTGCCCTGCGCGAGAGCTGGTCCGAGGCCCTGCGGGCCGTGGTCGTCCCCGTCCTCAGCGCACTCTTCCTGCTCGGTCTGGGCGGATACCTCTGCTGGAGTTTCTACACATCCGTGGACCACTTCGAGATCAGCCCGGACAACGGCTGGTTCATGCTCCTGTGCCCCGCGGTCATGGTGCTGACCGGCCTCGTCGCCGCGGCCTGGGCCAAGTGGGTGAGAAAGTCCCCGTACTTCGTCACAGGGCGCTCCATCGCACCGGCCGAACCAGGGATCACCGAAGCGGCCTGA
- a CDS encoding APC family permease, translated as MSTGSSDTRRAGAGKVTGDTGGISTYKGEERALRADRLGTPGLLLSVLAASAPLMVVAGVMPTVFGVMGVVGQPLLYVILGIVLMLFSVGYAEMSRHVHNAGAFYAYIARGLGPTAGAGASLVALVAYSAMQVGIYGILGFEVSGLFATYLDIEIAWWLPAVVAVVVVGALGWLKIDLNAKVLGVLLVIECALVVIFDIAAVSKPGPEGLSMAAFNPDTLAGAGLGTALCFCIAAFVGFEQAPVYAEETSRPQIVVSRVMFLAVGYAALFLAVSSWAVTVATGPASVVDTSLKQGPGMLFGLTEERLGGTFTDVLHVLFVTGMFAALLSFHNVVARYAFAMGREGLLPAAFGRTNKTSGAPATGSLLQSGLSLVIVLAFAFTDDHPVGDPTVPVLRLFTWMGNVGALGVILLMAAAAFAVIAFFVRRGAGRAQAPRLVASGLAGLALLAIAFLTVRDFDVLVGSGPGSSLTWLLPGIIGAALVGGLVYGAVLRSTKPEVHARIGLGNEAFQLEKAAEAEADAAAR; from the coding sequence ATGTCGACGGGCAGTTCAGATACCAGACGGGCCGGTGCCGGGAAGGTTACCGGCGACACCGGCGGGATCAGCACCTACAAGGGCGAGGAGCGCGCACTGCGGGCCGACCGGCTCGGTACCCCCGGGCTGCTGCTCTCGGTCCTCGCCGCGAGCGCCCCGCTGATGGTCGTCGCCGGTGTGATGCCCACGGTCTTCGGCGTGATGGGCGTGGTGGGCCAGCCCCTGCTCTACGTCATCCTCGGCATCGTCCTCATGCTGTTCAGCGTCGGCTACGCGGAGATGAGCCGGCATGTGCACAACGCCGGTGCCTTCTACGCGTACATCGCGCGCGGGCTCGGCCCCACGGCCGGAGCCGGCGCCTCGCTCGTCGCCCTGGTCGCCTACAGCGCCATGCAGGTCGGCATCTACGGCATCCTCGGCTTCGAGGTCTCCGGGCTCTTCGCCACCTACCTCGACATCGAGATCGCCTGGTGGCTGCCCGCCGTCGTCGCCGTCGTGGTCGTCGGCGCCCTCGGCTGGCTCAAGATCGACCTCAACGCCAAGGTGCTCGGCGTGCTGCTGGTCATCGAATGCGCCCTCGTCGTGATCTTCGACATCGCCGCCGTCAGCAAGCCGGGCCCCGAGGGTCTGTCCATGGCCGCGTTCAACCCCGACACCCTCGCCGGGGCAGGGCTCGGCACCGCCCTCTGCTTCTGCATCGCGGCGTTCGTCGGCTTCGAACAGGCCCCGGTCTACGCCGAGGAGACCAGCCGCCCGCAGATCGTCGTGTCGCGCGTGATGTTCCTGGCCGTCGGCTACGCGGCCCTGTTCCTCGCCGTCAGCTCCTGGGCGGTGACCGTCGCCACCGGCCCCGCCTCCGTGGTGGACACCTCGCTCAAGCAGGGCCCGGGCATGCTGTTCGGCCTCACCGAGGAGCGGCTCGGCGGCACGTTCACCGACGTGCTCCACGTCCTCTTCGTCACCGGCATGTTCGCCGCGCTCCTCAGCTTCCACAACGTCGTCGCCCGCTACGCGTTCGCGATGGGCCGCGAGGGCCTGCTGCCCGCAGCCTTCGGCCGTACGAACAAGACGAGCGGCGCCCCCGCCACCGGCTCGCTCCTCCAGTCCGGGCTCTCCCTCGTCATCGTGCTGGCCTTCGCGTTCACGGACGACCACCCGGTCGGCGACCCCACCGTGCCGGTGCTGCGGCTGTTCACCTGGATGGGCAACGTCGGAGCGCTGGGCGTCATCCTGCTGATGGCCGCCGCCGCCTTCGCGGTCATCGCCTTCTTCGTACGGCGCGGTGCGGGCCGGGCACAGGCCCCCCGCCTCGTGGCCTCGGGACTCGCCGGCCTCGCTCTCCTGGCCATCGCCTTCCTCACCGTCCGGGACTTCGACGTCCTGGTCGGCTCCGGCCCCGGCTCGTCCCTCACCTGGCTGCTGCCCGGCATCATCGGCGCCGCCCTCGTCGGCGGCCTGGTGTACGGCGCCGTGCTGCGCTCCACCAAGCCGGAGGTGCACGCCAGGATCGGGCTCGGCAACGAGGCGTTCCAGTTGGAGAAGGCCGCGGAGGCGGAGGCAGACGCCGCCGCACGCTGA
- a CDS encoding FadR/GntR family transcriptional regulator has translation MTTQGQGLHTHVLDALGLEIAAGDFPPGSVLRTDELAQRFEVSRTVVREVVRVLESMHLVESRRRVGVTVRPTEAWNVYDPQVIRWRLAGSDRPRQLRSLTVLRSAIEPVAAGLAATHATPEQCAALTECALGMVATSRGQQLEGYLRHDIAFHRIVLNASGNEMFARLGDVVAEVLAGRTHHQVMFEDPDPAAVTLHVRLAEAVREGDAEAAERLTKEIAVGALHELDVLAP, from the coding sequence ATGACCACACAGGGCCAGGGGCTGCATACTCACGTGCTGGACGCCCTGGGCCTGGAGATCGCCGCAGGCGACTTCCCACCCGGCAGCGTGCTGCGTACGGACGAGCTGGCGCAGCGCTTCGAGGTCTCCCGCACGGTCGTACGCGAAGTGGTCCGCGTCCTGGAGTCCATGCACCTCGTCGAGTCACGGCGCAGGGTCGGCGTGACCGTACGGCCCACCGAGGCGTGGAACGTCTACGACCCCCAGGTCATCCGGTGGCGGCTGGCGGGCTCCGACCGTCCGCGACAGTTGCGCTCCCTCACGGTGCTGCGCTCGGCGATCGAACCGGTCGCCGCGGGTCTGGCCGCCACACACGCCACCCCTGAACAGTGCGCCGCGCTCACGGAGTGCGCCCTCGGCATGGTCGCCACCTCGCGGGGCCAGCAGCTGGAGGGCTACCTGCGGCACGACATCGCCTTCCACCGGATCGTGCTCAACGCCTCCGGCAACGAGATGTTCGCGCGGCTCGGCGACGTGGTGGCAGAGGTCCTGGCGGGCCGCACCCACCACCAGGTCATGTTCGAGGACCCGGACCCGGCCGCCGTCACCCTGCATGTGCGCCTGGCCGAGGCGGTCCGCGAGGGCGACGCGGAGGCCGCGGAACGCCTGACGAAGGAGATCGCGGTGGGCGCCCTCCACGAACTGGACGTCCTCGCGCCCTGA
- a CDS encoding amidohydrolase: MRHAPADLVLTGGPVLTMDAARTRATTLAVTSDRVTAVGHDEVRELIGPKTEVVDLAGRLLVPGFQDAHIHPVGAGLELAQCDLTESREATDTLAAVRAYAVAHPDHEWITGGGWSMEAFDGGAPTRGLLDAVVPDRPVYLVNRDHHGAWVNTRALELAGLTRDTPEPADGRIERDERGEPTGLLQEGAMDLVARLTPRSTPADRLAALLRAQRILHSYGVTAWQDAIVGSFGAMDDPADAYLTAARDGSLTARVVGALWWDRERGAEQIPELVARRAELSTGRFRAGSVKIMQDGVAETGTAALLAPYLDACGCATTNSGTSFVDPVELCRYVTELDALGFQAHFHALGDRAVREALDAVQAARTANGRTDTRPHLAHLQVVHPDDIPRFRELGATANIQPLWAAHEPQMDELTIPFLGAERAALQYPFGALLRSGATVAAGSDWPVSSPDPLHGIHTAVNRITPDSDGPAFLPGQRISLTAAIAAYTAGSAHVNHLDDTGSLRAGALADLVILDRDPYAGPAEEIGSTRVLRTYVGGRKVHDSED; the protein is encoded by the coding sequence ATGCGCCACGCACCCGCCGACCTCGTCCTCACCGGCGGCCCCGTCCTCACCATGGACGCCGCCCGCACCCGCGCCACCACCCTCGCCGTCACCAGCGACCGCGTCACCGCCGTCGGCCATGACGAGGTCCGCGAGCTGATCGGACCGAAGACCGAGGTCGTCGACCTCGCCGGACGACTGCTCGTCCCCGGCTTCCAGGACGCCCACATCCACCCGGTCGGCGCCGGCCTCGAACTCGCCCAGTGCGACCTCACGGAAAGCCGTGAGGCCACGGACACCCTCGCCGCCGTGCGCGCCTACGCCGTCGCCCACCCCGACCACGAGTGGATCACCGGCGGCGGCTGGTCCATGGAGGCGTTCGACGGCGGCGCCCCCACCCGCGGCCTGCTCGACGCCGTCGTACCCGACCGGCCCGTCTATCTGGTCAACCGCGACCACCACGGCGCCTGGGTCAACACCCGGGCCCTGGAGCTCGCCGGCCTCACCCGGGACACCCCCGAACCCGCCGACGGCCGCATCGAGCGCGACGAGCGGGGCGAGCCCACCGGCCTCCTCCAGGAGGGCGCCATGGACCTGGTCGCCCGCCTCACCCCCAGGTCCACGCCTGCCGACCGCCTCGCAGCCCTGCTGCGCGCCCAGCGGATACTCCACTCCTACGGCGTCACCGCCTGGCAGGACGCCATTGTCGGATCCTTCGGCGCCATGGACGATCCCGCCGACGCCTACCTCACCGCCGCCCGCGACGGATCACTCACCGCCCGGGTCGTCGGCGCCCTCTGGTGGGACCGTGAGCGGGGTGCCGAGCAGATACCCGAACTGGTCGCGAGGCGGGCCGAGCTGAGCACCGGCCGCTTCCGCGCCGGGTCCGTGAAGATCATGCAGGACGGTGTCGCCGAGACCGGCACAGCCGCACTCCTCGCCCCGTACCTCGACGCCTGCGGCTGCGCCACCACCAACAGCGGCACCAGCTTCGTCGACCCCGTGGAGTTGTGCCGGTACGTCACCGAGCTGGACGCCCTCGGCTTCCAGGCCCACTTCCACGCCCTCGGTGACCGGGCCGTACGCGAGGCACTGGACGCGGTCCAGGCCGCCCGCACCGCCAACGGACGCACCGACACCCGGCCACACCTCGCCCACCTCCAGGTCGTCCATCCCGACGACATCCCCCGGTTCCGTGAGCTGGGAGCCACGGCCAACATCCAGCCACTGTGGGCCGCCCACGAACCGCAGATGGACGAGCTGACGATCCCCTTCCTCGGTGCCGAGCGGGCCGCCCTGCAGTATCCGTTCGGCGCCCTCCTGCGATCCGGCGCCACCGTCGCGGCGGGCAGCGACTGGCCGGTCAGCAGCCCCGACCCGCTGCACGGCATCCACACCGCCGTCAACCGGATCACTCCCGACTCCGACGGCCCGGCCTTCCTCCCCGGGCAGCGCATCTCGCTGACCGCCGCCATCGCCGCGTACACGGCGGGCTCGGCCCATGTGAACCACCTCGACGACACCGGCTCCCTGCGCGCCGGAGCCCTCGCCGACCTGGTGATCCTGGACCGCGACCCGTACGCGGGCCCGGCGGAGGAGATCGGTTCCACCCGCGTCCTGCGCACCTATGTCGGCGGCCGGAAGGTCCACGACTCCGAGGACTGA
- a CDS encoding MBL fold metallo-hydrolase codes for MAARIDHLVTSGTFALDGGEWDVDNNVWIVGDDTEAVVIDAAHDAAAIEAALGGRTLRAIICTHAHNDHIDAAPALAATTGAPVLLHPDDLPLWKQTHPDRAPDGELADGQELEIAGIRLQVLHTPGHAPGAVCLYAPELDTVFTGDTLFQGGPGATGRSFSHFPTIVASIRDRLLALPAETSVRTGHGDSTTIGAEAPHLQEWITRGH; via the coding sequence ATGGCCGCGCGCATCGACCACCTGGTGACCTCCGGCACCTTCGCCCTCGACGGCGGGGAGTGGGACGTCGACAACAACGTCTGGATCGTCGGCGACGACACCGAGGCAGTCGTCATCGACGCGGCCCACGACGCGGCGGCCATCGAGGCGGCCCTCGGCGGCCGTACGCTGCGGGCGATCATCTGCACCCACGCCCACAACGACCACATCGACGCGGCCCCGGCCCTCGCCGCCACCACCGGCGCGCCGGTCCTGCTGCACCCCGACGACCTGCCGCTGTGGAAGCAGACCCACCCCGACCGGGCACCCGACGGCGAACTCGCCGACGGCCAGGAACTGGAGATCGCGGGCATCCGCCTCCAGGTCCTGCACACCCCCGGCCACGCGCCGGGCGCGGTCTGCCTGTACGCCCCCGAGCTGGACACCGTCTTCACCGGAGACACCCTGTTCCAGGGCGGCCCCGGAGCCACCGGCCGGTCCTTCTCCCACTTCCCGACGATCGTCGCCTCCATCCGGGACCGGCTGCTCGCCCTCCCGGCAGAGACCTCCGTCCGTACCGGACACGGCGACAGCACCACCATCGGCGCGGAGGCCCCGCACCTCCAGGAGTGGATCACCCGAGGCCACTGA